A window from Neodiprion fabricii isolate iyNeoFabr1 chromosome 2, iyNeoFabr1.1, whole genome shotgun sequence encodes these proteins:
- the LOC124176865 gene encoding histone deacetylase 6 isoform X4 → MSESGEEQARPSAALAAAKREAAERKLVHPKKSGNTILRDIYQKAMDAQTITRGETGLVWDRSMEEHRCLWDSTYPECPERFTRILERCKDLGLISRCRVIEAREATHKEILLKHTQQHIDVLKETAECKDEDNLEKLASKYDSIYIHPSTYRLSLLATGSTIILLESICKKKVQNGMAIVRPPGHHAMKAEYCGYCYFNNVAIAAQKMLNDNLASRILIVDWDVHHGQATQQMFYNDPRVVYFSIHRYEHAEFWPNLRESNYDYVGEKKGEGYNFNVPLNKTGMTNADYIAIFQQLLLPMAYEFQPDLVIVSAGYDAALGCPEFCPDIVIVSAGFDSAIGDEKGEMEVTPACYAHLLHPLMGLAGGKVAVVLEGGYCLKSLAEGAALTLRTLLGDPCPMLHALEKPSRSIQESILNVIYAHKSYWSCYQYQDTHSLNVPANSIEEKNNRHLPNIIFKNREPKPEIYDTRNCYPVPSAELAAEFDTKLNLLIEFTNLNKAPNKVCIVYDDRMLCHTNIVDNTHPERPERISGIFSKHEEYGFLKRCHLLQGRMATEEELSLAHSKTYIEMIKKTSSTKLKDLSKQASELKSVYLHTETWKSASVSAGCLLQVVDSVLTGESQSGLAIVRPPGHHAERDTACGFCIFNNVAVAARYAIKNYNLKRVLIVDWDVHHGNGTQSILETDPQILYASIHRYDNAGFFPNSKRANYTVTGTGPGEGYNVNIPWNKKGMGDPEYIASFQQVIMPIAYQFNPELILVSAGFDACIGDPLGGCNVSPEVYGHLTYSLSSLANGRVILSLEGGYNVSSVSYASLMCTKALLGDPLVMIDFQQPPCSSAINSINNVLRTHKQYWPNLMFQKSLPKENVLPKLKTTTSRNKSEKRRGASRKTSESKIVFEDIESEKLEISLPIDKFSLNIVTDEEINKLQNEIENLKIKNFESDSLDFDSSGGHEIHTGIPKKYEEINEANYGKTCVNPNQNQGSDRRNDEGDQSGSRGGNNPNDLSGAAGAAGAGSLMQYLSENMQALVDGEMFAIVPLRDCPHLPTVEEVPADGIDVRAPCQECNSTAENWICLQCYTVHCARSINEHAVTHGEETQHPMTLSFSDLSVWCYGCEAYIDNPRLYAARNAAHRSKFNQDLPWTYNNLEIA, encoded by the exons atgtCTGAGAGTGGTGAAGAACAG GCCAGGCCTTCGGCGGCGTTGGCGGCAGCAAAGCGAGAGGCAGCAGAGCGAAAGCTTGTCCACCCGAAAAAATCTGGAAACACTATTCTCAGAGACATTTACCAGAAGGCCATGGACGCCCAGACAATAACGCGTGGCGAAACAGGTCTTGTTTGGGATAGGTCGATGGAAGAACACCGGTGTCTTTGGGATTCGACATATCCGGAATGCCCTGAGAGGTTCACAAGGATTCTGGAAAGATGCAAAGACTTGGGCTTGATCAGTCGCTGCAGGGTTATAGAAGCGCGTGAAGCCACTCATAAAGAAATATTACTCAAACACACACAGCAGCATATTGATGTGCTGAAAGAAACTGCAGAATGCAAAGACGAGGACAATCTTGAAAAGTTGGCTTCAAAATATGACTCTATTTACATTCATCCT TCGACTTATAGATTATCGCTGCTGGCTACTGGCTCAACGATAATTTTGCTGGAAAgcatatgtaaaaaaaaagtacaaaacgGGATGGCTATAGTCAG GCCGCCAGGTCATCATGCAATGAAGGCTGAATATTGTGGCTACTGTTACTTCAACAACGTAGCTATTGCTGCACAGAAAATGCTCAATGATAATTTGGCAAGCAGAATATTAATCGTTGACTGGGACGTTCATCACGGACAAGCGACCCAACAAATGTTTTACAATGATCCGAG AGTTGTTTACTTCTCCATCCATCGATACGAACATGCCGAGTTTTGGCCAAATCTTAGGGAATCAAATTACGATTAcgttggagagaaaaaaggggAAGGTTACAATTTCAACGTTCCCCTCAACAAAACTGGAATGACAAATGCTGACTATATCGCCATATTTCAACAGCTCCTTCTTCCAATGGCTTATGAG TTTCAACCGGACCTTGTTATTGTCTCAGCTGGTTACGACGCAGCTCTTGGCTGCCCTgag TTTTGTCCTGACATTGTCATTGTGTCTGCCGGATTCGATTCAGCAATTGGCGATGAGAAG gGTGAAATGGAAGTGACGCCCGCTTGTTACGCGCATCTTTTACATCCATTGATGGGGTTAGCTGGTGGTAAAGTTGCGGTTGTATTGGAG GGTGGGTATTGCCTAAAATCTCTAGCAGAAGGAGCTGCGTTAACTTTAAGAACATTACTGGGAGATCCTTGCCCAATGTTGCATGCGCTAGAAAAACCGTCTCGCAG CATACAGGAATCTATTCTGAATGTCATATATGCCCACAAAAGTTATTGGAGTTGTTACCAATATCAAGACACGCACAGCTTAAATGTTCCAGCAAATAGTATAGAGGAAAAGAACAACAGACACCTGCCCAACATTATTTTTAA AAATCGGGAACCTAAACCAGAGATTTACGACACGCGAAATTGTTATCCAGTTCCGAGTGCAGAGTTAGCTGCCGAGTTCGACACCAAGTTAAATTTATTGATCGAAT TTACAAATTTGAACAAAGCGCCTAACAAAGTTTGCATTGTTTATGACGACAGAATGCTCTGTCATACAAATATTGTGGATAATACCCACCCAGAAAGGCCCGAGAGAATATcaggaattttttccaaacacGAAGAATATGGATTTCTCAAACGATGCCATTTGCTCCAA GGAAGAATGGCGACGGAGGAAGAATTGTCACTGGCTCATTCGAAGACGTATATtgagatgataaaaaaaacctcaTCAACAAAGCTGAAAGATCTATCTAAGCAGGCGTCTGAATTAAAGTCAGTCTACCTTCACACCGAGACGTGGAAGAGCGCTTCTGTCTCTGCCGGATGTTTGCTTCAAGTTGTGGATAGCGTCTTGACCGGGGAGAGCCAGTCGGGCTTGGCAATCGTCAGGCCGCCGGGGCATCATGCAGAACGAGATACGGCCTGTGGATTCTGCATATTTAACAACGTGGCTGTCGCTGCCAGATATgctataaaaaattataacttgAAGAG GGTGTTGATAGTCGATTGGGACGTTCACCATGGCAATGGAACCCAGAGTATTTTGGAAACAGATCCTCAGATTCTGTATGCATCGATTCATCGTTACGACAACGCTGGTTTCTTCCCGAATTCGAAGCGGGCGAATTATACAGTGACTGGAACTGGTCCGGGAGAAGGATATAATGTGAATATACCTTGGAACAAAAAAGGGATGGGAGACCCAGAGTACATAGCGAGCTTCCAACAAGTCATCATGCCGATTGCATACCAATTCAATCCTGAACTAATTCTGGTTTCCGCAGGTTTCGATGCCTGCATTGGGGATCCTTTGGGAG GATGCAATGTTTCACCGGAAGTGTACGGTCATCTCACTTACTCGCTGAGTTCTTTGGCAAACGGTCGGGTTATTCTATCACTCGAAGGTGGCTACAACGTCAGTTCGGTTTCGTACGCATCATTAATGTGCACGAAAGCCCTGCTTGGAGATCCATTGGTGATGATTGATTTCCAACAACCGCCGTGTTCAAGTGCCATAAACTCGATCAACAATGTGTTACGAACGCACAAGCAATACTGGCCGAATTTAATGTTCCAAAAGTCTTTGCCAAAAGAAAATGTCCTCCCGAAACTCAAAACTACCACGTCTCGCAATAAATCAGAGAAACGTCGTGGTGCTTCCAGAAAAACGTCCGAGTCTAAGATCGTGTTTGAAGATATCGAGTCGGAAAAATTGGAGATCTCTTTGCCAATTGATAAATTCAGTCTGAACATAGTCACGGATGAGGAAATAAACAAGCTACAGaatgagattgaaaatttaaagataaaaaatttcgaaagcgATTCTCTCGATTTTGACAGTTCAGGAGGGCATGAAATTCATACAGGAATCCCGAAAAAATATGAGGAAATAAATG AAGCAAATTACGGTAAAACCTGTGTCAATCCTAATCAAAATCAAGGATCTGATAGACGAAATGACGAAGGTGATCAAAGTGGAAGCAGAGGAGGAAATAATCCTAATGATTTGAGCGGTGCTGCTGGCGCAGCAGGAGCAGGTAGCCTGATGCAGTATCTTTCGGAAAACATGCAG GCACTGGTAGATGGTGAAATGTTTGCTATCGTTCCGCTACGCGATTGTCCTCACTTACCCACTGTCGAAGAAGTGCCAGCGGACGGGATCGACGTTCGAGCTCCTTGCCAAGAGTGCAATAGCACTGCAGAAAACTGGATTTGCCTGCAGTGTTACACGGTACATTGTGCAAGAAGTATCAATGAGCATGCGGTTACTCATGGCGAAGAGACGCAGCATCCGATGACGCTTAGCTTCAGCGATTTGTCTGTCTGGTGTTATGGTTGTGAAGCGTACATTGACAACCCT CGACTTTACGCAGCAAGAAACGCGGCCCATCGAAGTAAATTTAATCAGGACTTACCTTGGACTTACAACAATTTGGAAATTGCTTAA